The Pseudomonas saponiphila DNA window TCGCCCGTCAGCCAGTGCACACGGCGGATCAGGCCTCTGGCGGACACGGCGTAACGGCCCTGTGGATAAGCCTTCAGGTAGGCCTCGAAACCGGCCTCGGCCTGTTGCAGGACGGCTTTGTCCACATGCTCCAGATTGACCATGCTCCATTCATCGAAGGCGTTCTGCTGGGCCAGGTTGAGCGTGGTACGCGGGCTCATATAGGCCGCGGTTTCGGCCAGCCAGGGCTGGGGATTGTCCTTGAGCGCGGCAAAACCGTTGCCGGCTTCGCTGAAGCGACCGCTGTAGAAGTCGGCGGCGGCCTGCAGGTAGCTGGCGAACGTCTTGGCCGTTGCCGAGTTCAGGTTGCCCGGCAGCAGCCGGCTCATTTCGCTGGCGTTCCAGCTGCAACTGGCCAGCAGCTGCACCCGGGCTTCGGCCAGGGCCTGGCGTTCTTCCGGGCTCAGTGACGCCTGGTTGAGCTGCTCGACAAAGGCCAGGGCGCTGGGGTCCGAGTTGCTGCGGCAGCGGCTGCCCTCCCCGGATAGAAAGGCGTCTCCGGCGGTTTCCTTGCTGTCGCGTCGCAGGCCCACGGCCTGCAGCAGGCTGTCGAGCTGCTCGGTGGCGGGCGAGGGGCCGGGCTTGGGTGGGTTGCCGGTGTCGGGGTCGAGCTTGGGTTCCGCTGGGTGCAGGCGATAGTGCATGAAGGGCACGGGACCGTACCCCATGCCCAGCTCGTCCTGGCTCAGGGGCTGAGGCGTCAGGGGCAGGCTGCCCTGGTCGGCCAGCAGCAGCCGCAGGTTGACCCGGCTATCGTTGCCCGGACTGAGAAAGGGCAGGTTGCTGCAACCGTCCAGCTGATTGGCGTACAGCTTCCAGGTCGGTGAGCAGATGTCGTCCGAGCTGGCTTGAGCCTGGCCGGCGCAGAGCGCCGCGAGGGCCAGGGTCAATGACGGGAGCAGAAGCTTGCGCATGAATTGTCCTTAATTCAGAAAAGCCGGGAGGGCAGGTTCCGAGTGTGGCGAAAATCATACAGAAGGCGCCGGCTGGCACCTACGTCGCTGATTAGAAAATCTGCCGTTCTGTGACGCGACTTTGCTGTCCTCCGGTCTATGTTCATCCATGGCCGGGCCTGGCTCCGGACCACGGTGCCCGAGGGCAATCGGCAGGAGTCGCGCATGACATTCGATGAGCGGCTTTTTGCCCGCGTGTCTGAGCTTTGCGGTTTTCCAGGCAAAGGACGATGCTGTCGGGGTTTGAGCGACCAGATCATGCGAATTTATGGGGAGCAAGGAATGGATTTTCGCAGAGCGCCGGAGTTGATCGGGCGTTTGCAAGAGCAGGCCGTCGTGCCTCGGGAGCAGGGCGCGCAGCGGCTGATGCGCCAGGTGCTTGAGTACTGGTTGCTGCCGGTGTTGCTGTTGGCGGCGGCCGTCCGCTTTTATGACCTGACCGCGGCGGCCATCTGGGGCGATGAAGGCTCCAGCCTGGTGCTTAGTCAGTATTCGCTGAGCGATATCTGGGTTCATGCGGCCCGCGACGTACATCCCCCGCTGTATTTCATGCTGTTGCGCGGCTGGATCGAACTGTTTGGCGACGGGATCTTTTCCATTCGCACCTTCAGCGCGCTGCCGGGGATCGTCACCGTGGGGCTGGGCGTCTGGCTGGTGGCGCTCATGGCGACCCGTCGCGCGGCGATTCTCGCCGGTGTGTTGCTGGCGCTGCTGCCCACGGCCGTGCGCTACAGCCAGGAAGTGCGCATGTATGCGCTGCTCGGCCTGTTGCTGTTGGGGGCGACCCTGGCCCTGGTGTACTGGCTGCGCCAACCCTCGCGCTGGGGCCATCTGGTCAGCTACGCGCTGCTGATGACCCTGGCCTTCTACACCCATTACTTCACGGCCTTCTGCGTGCTGGCGCACTGGTTGTACCTGGCCGTATCGGGCGTACGCGGCGAGGGCGACGGCCGTCTGATCGTCCGTCCGGCCTGGTGGCTGGCGAATGCGGCGATCGTGCTGCTGTACCTGCCCTGGGTGCCGGAGTTGCTGGACCTGCTGCGGCATATGGACGAATTGAAGGCCAACGGCGATGTCGGCTGGGAGCCTCCGGTGACCTGGTCGTCGCTGCCGGCGATGGTCTGGCAGTTGCTGATCCAGGACGAGGGCGACGACCTGCCCGGGGCGTTGTTCGTGGGCATGCCGCTGCTGTTGCTGGCGCTCTGCAGCGTACCGGCCTGGCGTAAGTGGGCACCGGTCCGCTTCGGCGGGCTGCTGGCGAGTTTCACCCTGCTGCCGTTGTTGCTGGTGTTTGCGGTGTCGTTCGCCTCCCCGGTGTTTATCGAGCGCTACCTGACCGCCTATGCCCTGGGTATGCCGATGATCATTGCGGTGCTCGTCGATCGCTGGCTGAAATCGGCCCGGCTGGCGGCGCTGGCGCTGTTGTTGGGGTTTGTCGGGCTGGAAGCGGTGGGGCTGAAAAACAATGTCGATGTCGACGCCAATGACCAGATCAGCGTGATGGTCGACTACGTCAACCGGCACTACGTGGCCGGCGATCGCATCGTGATCAGCGACATGCTCTGGTACCTGAGCTACATCTACTACAACCGCACCGATGCCCAGCCGATGCTCTACACGCCGCCGCTGCCGGGAGGCGCCTCCAGCAGGCCGAACGCCTACGGCTTCGGCACCCTGATCGACCACCCGGAGCAGGTCTACCTGGATCAGTTGAGCGCCTTGCCAGTGGGCAGTGGACGCTACTGGCTGGTGGGTTCGGACGATCAGTCCGAGGAGTTCGCGCCGTTGCCACAGGGCTGGCACAAGATCGTTCAGTTCGCCGCAGGCGGTACCCGGGCGCGGCTGTTTGTCCTCTGTGGCCCTGCAACGGGCGCGCCCTGCGCCGGGCAATGAGTGCGCAGGGTGCCGTTCGGAAGTTCGGGGCATTGAGTTCCGCGGCGCGACCTAGACTTGCATCAGGAGTCACAGTCCTGTCCCCGTTCGCGGGGCACCGAGGTGCATCATGCGTATGGCAAGAACCGTACAGCGCAGTCTGGAACAGGCAGCGTGCGAGTTTGATCTGGTGACCCACCCCCATTCCGCCAGCAGCCTGGAAACGGCGCGGGTGGCGGGGGTGCCGGCGGAACGGGTGGCCAAGTCGGTGATTCTCGACGATCACCACGGCCACTACCTGATGGCGGTGTTGCCGGCCAGTCGTCACCTGGACCTTGGCAAGGTGCGCGGCAGCGGCGAATGGCAGATCACCCGGGAAAGCACCCTGGCTCACCTGTTCAACGATTGCGAGCGCGGCGCCGTGCCGGCCCTGGGCGAGTCCTATGGGCTGGACGTGGTGATCGACCCGCTGCTGACCCGGCAGAAAGACATCTACCTGGAAGCCGGCAACCACCACAACCTGGTGCACTTGAGCATGGCCCAGTACCTGAAGCTGGTGCCCCACGCCGAAGTCTGCGAAGTCTCGCGCTGATCAGGAGCCCGACCATGGAAGCACCGACCCACAATCTGCCGGCGTTGTTCAAACAGTTGGGGCTGGCCGATGACCCGGAGAGTATCGATCGTTTCATCGCCACCCATTCGCCGCTGAAACCGGAGCTGCACCTGGCGGATGCGTTCTTCTGGAGCAAGAGCCAGGCGGATTTCCTGCGCGATGAAGTGCTGGATGACGCCGATTGGGCCGAGGTGGTGGATCAGTTGGATGTGTTGTTGAGGAAGGGGCGCGGGGGCTAGGTCGGTGGCGGCCATTGGCGAGCGGTGTGGACCAGGGCCAGGATCCAGACGTGGTCCTGGCTTATCTGATAGACCAGGCGATAGCTCGGGTGGGGAATCAGTTCACGGGTTCCTGCCACAAGTCCCGTGGAGCCGATCTGCGGGTTGAGGATCAGATGACCGACGCATTCGCTGAAGCGCCTGTCCATGTCGACCGCAGCCCTCGGGTTGAGTGCATGCAGGTAGTCCCAGATATCCATGCGGTCCTGTACGGCTTCGGGAACCCAGACAACCTTCATTCCAGCCTCGATGCCCGAACGCGACGGGCAGCGAACTCTGCCTCTACCTCTTCATGGTTGTGCCCGCGTTGAGCGTCTACGGAGGCTCGAGCCAGCAGGACTTTCTGTTGCAGGAAGGCCTCGTACTCTCGGGATTCGTGCTGTTTTTGCACGAATTCGCGCATCAACTCACGCACGATCTGTGAGGCTGGGCGATGTGCGGCCTGTGCCTCCGCCATAAACTGATCCCGCAGTTCAGTTTCCAGTTTCATCGTAAAGATGGCGTGCTTGGGCATGAGCCTGCTCCTCAAAAAGTACTGAAAAAGTATATACCCTTTCAGTACTTTCTCTGTTTTGTAGGCGCTGGATCCAAGGCTTGGCCGAGGTATTTGTTACAAAACTTGACTGGATTTATTCGTCGATGCCATATTGATAGTTAGCAAACTAACAGTGTGCGAACAGTCTTGTGCCCAACTCCCTTGAATCACTCCACATGAACATCAGCAGTGGCATGGTGGTCGCGTCGCGGCATTGGCGGCGGATCTGCCAGAGCACCCTGGTCAATTTCGGCATTTCCGAAGCCTGCGCGGTGCCCCTGTTGATGATCGGGCGCCTGGGGGAGGGCGTGCGCCAAGTCACCGTGGCCCAGGCCGCGGGGATGGAAAGCCCGTCGCTGGTGCGCCTGCTGGACCAGCTGTGCGGCGCCGGCTACGTGTGCCGCAGTGAAGACCCCAACGATCGCCGGGCCAAGTGCCTGAGCCTGACCGACAGCGGCCGCGAGTTGGTGCAGGCGGTGGAAAGCGAGCTGGTGCGCCTGCGTCATGAAGTCCTGGAAGGCATCAGCAGCACCGACCTGGAAGCCGCGCTGCGGGTGATCCGCGCCTTCGAGTCCGCCAGCCATGGGCCGGTGCTGCCATCTTGAAAGGCTTCTTTACCGGCATGCCCCCCGCACGGGACTGGTTCTACGGCGTGCGCACCTTCGCCGCCTCGATGATCGCCCTGTACATCGCCATGCTGATGCAGATGCCCCGTCCCTATTGGGCCATGGCCACGGTGTACATCGTTTCCAGCCCCTTTGTCGGCCCCACCAGCTCCAAGGCGCTGTACCGGGCGATCGGTACTTTTATCGGTGCGGCCGCCGCCGTGCTGCTGGTGCCGATGTTCGTGCAGAGTCCCTATGTGCTGGTGCTGATCATTGCCCTGTGGACCGGGATCCTGCTGTTCCTGTCCATGCACCTGCGCACCGCCAACAACTACGCCCTGATGCTGGCCGGCTACACCCTGCCGCTGATTGCCCTGCCGGTGGTGGACAACCCCCTGGCGGTGTGGGACGTGGCCGAGGCGCGGACCGAGGAAATCTTCCTCGGCATCATTTGCGCCGCGGTCATCGGCAGCCTGTTCTGGCCCCGGCGGCTGGCCCCGGTGTTCGTCGACTCCGCCGGCAAGTGGTTCGCCGATGCCGCGCTCTACAGCCAGCGCTTCCTGGCTCGCAACGTCCAGCCTGAGGAAGTCAGCGCCTTGCGTGCCTCGATGGTGGGCACCTTCAACACCCTGGAGCTGATGATTGGCCAGTTGCCCCACGAAGGCACCCGGCCACAGACGGTACGCAACACCAAGGAGTTGCGCGGGCGGATGATCCACCTGCTGCCCGTGGTGGATGCCCTGGATGACGCCCTGTATGCCCTGGAACGACGGACCCCGGAACTGGTAGCGCAGTTCGCCCCCTTGCTGGCCAAGGCCGAGGCCTGGCTGCAAGGCACTGCCCGGGACGCCTCGGTGGAGCACTGGCAAGCCCTGCGCAACGAACTCGAAGCCCTGCAGCCCAGCGCCGAAGCCTTGGATGACCGGCGCCAGTTGCTGTTCTCCAATGCCCTGTATCGCCTCGGCGAGTGGATCGACCTCTGGCAGGACTGCCGCAGCCTGCAGCACGCCATCCAGTGCGAAAGCCAGGACACCTGGCGCGCGGTCTACCGGCATTGGCGCCTGGGCCGGCTGACGCCGTTTCTCGACCGCGGGCTGATGCTGTATTCGGCGGGCTCGACGGTGCTGGCGATCATCGTCGCCTCGGTGCTGTGGATCCTCCTGGGCTGGACCGACGGCGGCAGCGCAGTGATTCTCGCGGCGGTGGCCTGCAGCTTCTTCGCCTCGATGGACGACCCGGCGCCGCAGATCTACCGGTTCTTCTTCTGGACCGCGATGTCGGTGCTGTTCGCCAGCCTCTACCTGTTTTTGATCCTGCCCAACCTGCACGACTTTCCGATGCTGGTGCTGGCCTTCGCCGTGCCCTTTATCTGCGTCGGCACCCTGACGGTACAGCCACG harbors:
- a CDS encoding glycosyltransferase family 39 protein; this encodes MDFRRAPELIGRLQEQAVVPREQGAQRLMRQVLEYWLLPVLLLAAAVRFYDLTAAAIWGDEGSSLVLSQYSLSDIWVHAARDVHPPLYFMLLRGWIELFGDGIFSIRTFSALPGIVTVGLGVWLVALMATRRAAILAGVLLALLPTAVRYSQEVRMYALLGLLLLGATLALVYWLRQPSRWGHLVSYALLMTLAFYTHYFTAFCVLAHWLYLAVSGVRGEGDGRLIVRPAWWLANAAIVLLYLPWVPELLDLLRHMDELKANGDVGWEPPVTWSSLPAMVWQLLIQDEGDDLPGALFVGMPLLLLALCSVPAWRKWAPVRFGGLLASFTLLPLLLVFAVSFASPVFIERYLTAYALGMPMIIAVLVDRWLKSARLAALALLLGFVGLEAVGLKNNVDVDANDQISVMVDYVNRHYVAGDRIVISDMLWYLSYIYYNRTDAQPMLYTPPLPGGASSRPNAYGFGTLIDHPEQVYLDQLSALPVGSGRYWLVGSDDQSEEFAPLPQGWHKIVQFAAGGTRARLFVLCGPATGAPCAGQ
- a CDS encoding DUF2789 domain-containing protein, whose translation is MEAPTHNLPALFKQLGLADDPESIDRFIATHSPLKPELHLADAFFWSKSQADFLRDEVLDDADWAEVVDQLDVLLRKGRGG
- a CDS encoding MarR family winged helix-turn-helix transcriptional regulator, which codes for MNISSGMVVASRHWRRICQSTLVNFGISEACAVPLLMIGRLGEGVRQVTVAQAAGMESPSLVRLLDQLCGAGYVCRSEDPNDRRAKCLSLTDSGRELVQAVESELVRLRHEVLEGISSTDLEAALRVIRAFESASHGPVLPS
- a CDS encoding type II toxin-antitoxin system RelE/ParE family toxin, with translation MKVVWVPEAVQDRMDIWDYLHALNPRAAVDMDRRFSECVGHLILNPQIGSTGLVAGTRELIPHPSYRLVYQISQDHVWILALVHTARQWPPPT
- a CDS encoding antitoxin of toxin-antitoxin stability system, with amino-acid sequence MPKHAIFTMKLETELRDQFMAEAQAAHRPASQIVRELMREFVQKQHESREYEAFLQQKVLLARASVDAQRGHNHEEVEAEFAARRVRASRLE
- a CDS encoding aminoacyl-tRNA deacylase, whose product is MRMARTVQRSLEQAACEFDLVTHPHSASSLETARVAGVPAERVAKSVILDDHHGHYLMAVLPASRHLDLGKVRGSGEWQITRESTLAHLFNDCERGAVPALGESYGLDVVIDPLLTRQKDIYLEAGNHHNLVHLSMAQYLKLVPHAEVCEVSR
- a CDS encoding FUSC family protein, translating into MKGFFTGMPPARDWFYGVRTFAASMIALYIAMLMQMPRPYWAMATVYIVSSPFVGPTSSKALYRAIGTFIGAAAAVLLVPMFVQSPYVLVLIIALWTGILLFLSMHLRTANNYALMLAGYTLPLIALPVVDNPLAVWDVAEARTEEIFLGIICAAVIGSLFWPRRLAPVFVDSAGKWFADAALYSQRFLARNVQPEEVSALRASMVGTFNTLELMIGQLPHEGTRPQTVRNTKELRGRMIHLLPVVDALDDALYALERRTPELVAQFAPLLAKAEAWLQGTARDASVEHWQALRNELEALQPSAEALDDRRQLLFSNALYRLGEWIDLWQDCRSLQHAIQCESQDTWRAVYRHWRLGRLTPFLDRGLMLYSAGSTVLAIIVASVLWILLGWTDGGSAVILAAVACSFFASMDDPAPQIYRFFFWTAMSVLFASLYLFLILPNLHDFPMLVLAFAVPFICVGTLTVQPRFYLGMLLTIVNTSSFISIQGAYDADFLSFANSNLAGPMGLLFAFVWTLIARPFGSELAAKRLTRFSWRDIVSLSEPATLAEHRHMAAQMLDRLMQHLPRLAITGQDTGAALRELRVALNVLDLLAYAPRVRGLAQALLRQVVAEVGDYFKACLKAGERLPAPGGLLMTLDRTRRALGSQGLQGDDETRLHLLHALSGLRLALLPGVEFVATGELEQPFPHGIDGAPL